The following coding sequences lie in one Rutidosis leptorrhynchoides isolate AG116_Rl617_1_P2 chromosome 6, CSIRO_AGI_Rlap_v1, whole genome shotgun sequence genomic window:
- the LOC139854174 gene encoding uncharacterized protein: MIPAKVFVPTHRVANFDESANEDGICENLNFIEVRRLMAAIRETNNKQQIAKYYNKKVRALAFDVGKWVLRNNEASLAEKLGKLGPNCEGPYQIVGINATCSYKLQDIEGRHIPNGGTLLC; encoded by the coding sequence ATGATTCCTGCGAAAGTCTTTGTCCCAACGCATAGAGTTGCTAATTTTGATGAAAGTGCGAATGAAGACGGCATTTGTGAAAATTTAAATTTCATTGAGGTACGCAGACTTATGGCTGCGATAAGAGAGACAAACAATAAACAACAAATTGCCAAGTATTACAACAAGAAGGTGCGCGCGTTAGCCTTCGATGTCGGCAAATGGGTCTTGCGAAATAATGAAGCAAGTCTTGCTGAAAAACTTGGAAAATTGGGACCTAATTGCGAAGGACCATACCAAATAGTGGGAATCAATGCGACATGCTCTTATAAACTCCAAGATATTGAAGGGCGGCACATACCTAATGGTGGCACGCTACTTTGTTGA